The following proteins are encoded in a genomic region of Streptomyces lunaelactis:
- a CDS encoding SDR family oxidoreductase, which translates to MLLEGKTVIVSGVGAGLGHQIAATVVRDGGNAVLGARTESNLAKSAGEIDPGGAHTAYRATDITDETQCDALAALAVERFGQIDAVVHVAAWDSYFGGLADADFASWQGVIDVNLLGTLRMTRACLPALKERGGSVVIIGTQSAVAAPSQVWQAAYAASKGALTSAMYSMARELGPDRIRVNTVLPGWMWGPPVQAYVQFTAHTEGVPEPEVLGRLTGRMALPELATDGDVAEAAVFLASDRARAITGQSLLVNAGELMR; encoded by the coding sequence ATGTTGCTCGAGGGGAAGACCGTCATCGTCTCCGGCGTCGGGGCCGGACTCGGCCATCAGATCGCCGCGACCGTCGTACGGGACGGGGGCAACGCGGTCCTCGGCGCGCGTACCGAATCGAACCTCGCGAAGTCGGCCGGCGAGATCGACCCGGGCGGCGCGCACACCGCTTACCGGGCCACGGACATCACCGACGAGACGCAGTGCGACGCACTGGCAGCGCTCGCCGTCGAGCGCTTCGGGCAGATCGACGCGGTCGTCCATGTCGCCGCCTGGGACAGCTACTTCGGGGGTCTGGCGGATGCCGACTTCGCGAGCTGGCAGGGGGTCATCGACGTGAATCTCCTGGGCACGCTGCGGATGACCCGGGCCTGCCTGCCGGCGCTCAAGGAGCGGGGCGGCTCGGTTGTCATCATCGGTACGCAGTCGGCGGTCGCCGCGCCCTCACAGGTGTGGCAGGCGGCGTACGCGGCGTCCAAGGGTGCGCTCACCTCGGCGATGTACTCGATGGCGCGCGAGCTGGGCCCGGACCGGATACGGGTGAACACGGTGCTGCCGGGCTGGATGTGGGGGCCGCCGGTCCAGGCGTATGTCCAGTTCACCGCGCACACCGAGGGTGTGCCCGAGCCCGAGGTGCTCGGGCGGCTCACCGGGCGGATGGCGCTGCCCGAGCTGGCCACGGACGGAGACGTCGCGGAGGCCGCGGTCTTCCTCGCCTCCGACCGGGCACGGGCGATCACGGGTCAGTCGCTGCTGGTCAACGCCGGCGAGCTGATGCGGTAG
- a CDS encoding sodium:solute symporter family protein, giving the protein MNSLDWAVLIGYFGVMVAIGVWSHKRVDSVSDYFTAGGKMPWWLSGISHHMSGYSAVMFTGYAAIAYTYGVTSYVTWSFPIAIGIAIGSRLFAPRLNRVRSRLHVSSPLEYLKNRYNLPTQQALAWSGVLLKIVDVGAKWAAIATLLSVFTGVSLNMGILITGAVTAVYCTVGGLWADALTELGQFVIQFVAGIAMLVAVLAELGGFSSLWNVWDEPALKGHTEPLAGPYMMVFLIAYLFIKTFEYNGGMWNQAQRYMATHSARSAERSGRLSAILWLIWPLVLFFPMWVAPLLIKTDVPSDSYALMAEQLLPHGLLGLVIVGFFSHTMAMCSSDANAIAAVVTRDIMPAVSRKVREWDNRAGLIAARWTTLLFLGLSMAIATQVNSDFFGDIITVVIKWVAGLMGPIAIPLMLGLLPWFRKSGPTAALISWGVGLVTFWLVNYPISWNVEGGVPLQYQVSIPLVVSLVLYIAIGFIKPEDTPERDAVLDFINNDGPDEGLAAATVPAPAQPADVKVLGREGADG; this is encoded by the coding sequence ATGAACAGTCTCGACTGGGCCGTGCTCATCGGCTATTTCGGTGTGATGGTCGCGATCGGCGTCTGGTCCCACAAGCGCGTCGACAGCGTGAGCGACTACTTCACCGCCGGCGGAAAGATGCCCTGGTGGCTGTCCGGCATCTCGCACCACATGTCGGGCTACAGCGCGGTGATGTTCACCGGTTACGCGGCCATCGCCTACACCTACGGTGTCACCTCGTACGTCACCTGGTCCTTCCCCATCGCCATCGGCATCGCGATCGGGTCCCGGCTCTTCGCGCCCAGGCTCAACCGGGTGCGCTCGCGGCTGCATGTCTCCTCGCCGCTCGAATACCTCAAGAACCGCTACAACCTGCCGACCCAGCAGGCACTTGCCTGGTCCGGCGTACTGCTGAAGATCGTCGACGTCGGCGCCAAGTGGGCGGCCATCGCCACCCTGCTCTCCGTCTTCACCGGCGTCTCGCTCAATATGGGCATCCTGATCACAGGTGCGGTCACCGCCGTCTACTGCACGGTCGGCGGACTGTGGGCCGACGCCCTCACCGAACTCGGCCAGTTCGTCATCCAGTTCGTCGCCGGGATCGCGATGCTCGTCGCGGTCCTGGCCGAACTGGGCGGCTTCAGCAGTCTGTGGAACGTCTGGGACGAGCCGGCGCTCAAGGGGCACACCGAGCCGCTGGCAGGCCCGTACATGATGGTGTTCCTGATCGCCTATCTCTTCATCAAGACGTTCGAGTACAACGGCGGCATGTGGAACCAGGCCCAGCGTTACATGGCCACCCACTCCGCCAGGTCCGCGGAGCGCTCCGGCCGGCTGTCCGCCATTCTGTGGCTGATCTGGCCGCTGGTCCTCTTCTTCCCGATGTGGGTCGCGCCGCTGCTCATCAAGACGGACGTGCCGTCCGACTCGTACGCGCTGATGGCCGAGCAGCTGCTGCCGCACGGTCTGCTGGGCCTGGTCATCGTGGGCTTCTTCTCGCACACCATGGCCATGTGCTCCTCCGACGCCAACGCCATCGCGGCCGTCGTCACCCGCGACATCATGCCCGCGGTGTCCCGCAAGGTCCGCGAGTGGGACAACCGCGCCGGACTCATCGCCGCCCGCTGGACCACCCTGCTCTTCCTCGGTCTCTCCATGGCGATCGCGACCCAGGTCAACTCGGACTTCTTCGGTGACATCATCACCGTCGTCATCAAGTGGGTCGCCGGGCTGATGGGCCCGATCGCGATCCCGCTGATGCTGGGCCTGCTGCCCTGGTTCCGCAAGAGCGGACCGACCGCCGCCCTGATCAGCTGGGGCGTCGGCCTGGTGACCTTCTGGCTGGTCAACTACCCGATCAGCTGGAACGTCGAGGGCGGCGTCCCGCTGCAGTACCAGGTCTCAATCCCGCTGGTGGTCTCACTCGTCCTCTACATCGCGATCGGCTTCATCAAGCCGGAGGACACTCCGGAGCGGGACGCGGTGCTGGACTTCATCAACAACGACGGTCCGGACGAGGGGCTCGCCGCCGCGACGGTGCCGGCACCCGCGCAGCCGGCCGACGTGAAGGTGCTGGGCCGCGAGGGCGCGGACGGCTGA
- a CDS encoding ADP-ribosylglycohydrolase family protein yields MSAVATAVWGRAEQQDFRARVRGALLGGGIGDALGAGVSSLTLEGIREVHGPDGLADFVPAHGRRGAVTAATQLTLFTVDGLIRAQVRRDTGAWHPPTDVHRAHLRWAATQRDWGPDERRKDNGWLAREEWLYTRRDPSVACLTGLGDENMGTLEAPKNPAARDAGALVRSAPFGLLVGWEPQLVCQLAVECAAQTHGHPTAYLSAGALAVIVHGLARGESLDGSVQRALAQLAPRPGHEPVTDALKHALGAVRQGIPSPARIAALGAGHNAEDALGIAVYCALVGEDIRHGLRLAVNHDGPSETTGALTGSLLGVLHGETALPPAWLSELEGRATVLELADDFAMEMTQGPALHGPTVTAPGWLARYPRS; encoded by the coding sequence GTGAGCGCAGTAGCCACAGCCGTCTGGGGCCGTGCCGAGCAGCAGGACTTCCGCGCACGCGTGCGCGGCGCCCTGCTCGGTGGCGGCATCGGCGACGCGCTCGGCGCGGGAGTCTCCTCGCTCACCCTCGAAGGGATACGCGAGGTCCACGGACCGGACGGCCTCGCCGACTTCGTGCCCGCGCACGGCCGCCGCGGCGCCGTCACCGCCGCCACCCAGCTGACCCTGTTCACCGTCGACGGGCTGATACGCGCCCAGGTGCGCCGCGACACCGGCGCCTGGCACCCGCCCACCGATGTGCACCGCGCGCATCTGAGATGGGCGGCCACCCAGCGCGACTGGGGCCCCGACGAGCGCCGCAAGGACAACGGCTGGCTCGCCCGCGAGGAGTGGCTCTACACCCGCCGGGACCCCTCCGTGGCCTGCCTCACCGGGCTCGGCGACGAGAACATGGGCACCCTCGAAGCACCCAAGAACCCCGCCGCGCGTGACGCCGGCGCCCTCGTGCGCTCCGCGCCGTTCGGGCTGCTCGTCGGCTGGGAGCCGCAGCTGGTCTGCCAGCTCGCCGTGGAGTGCGCGGCCCAGACCCACGGCCACCCCACCGCGTATCTCTCCGCCGGTGCGCTCGCCGTCATCGTGCACGGCCTGGCCCGTGGCGAGAGCCTCGACGGCTCCGTGCAGCGCGCCCTCGCCCAGCTGGCTCCGCGCCCCGGCCACGAGCCCGTCACCGACGCCCTCAAGCACGCGCTCGGCGCCGTACGCCAGGGCATTCCTAGCCCCGCCAGGATCGCCGCGCTCGGCGCGGGCCACAACGCCGAGGACGCCCTCGGTATCGCCGTCTACTGCGCCCTCGTGGGCGAGGACATCCGGCACGGCCTGCGCCTCGCCGTGAACCACGACGGCCCGTCGGAGACCACCGGCGCGCTGACCGGATCGCTGCTCGGCGTACTGCACGGCGAGACCGCCCTGCCGCCCGCCTGGCTCTCCGAACTGGAGGGCCGCGCGACCGTCCTGGAGCTCGCGGACGACTTCGCGATGGAGATGACGCAGGGCCCGGCGCTGCACGGCCCCACGGTGACCGCGCCCGGCTGGCTGGCCCGCTACCCGCGCAGCTGA